The following is a genomic window from Nguyenibacter vanlangensis.
GCGAAGGCGACGCCGGTCGCGGGCGGAATGCTGTCCACATGCGCGCGCAGGGGCTGGTCGGGGAAGGCATCGACCCACACCGTCGCCTTCTGGCCCGGCAGCATATGGGTCAGTTGCGTTTCCTGGAAATGGGCGACGACAAACGCGTCTTGCACCGGCGTGACCGCCATCAGCGCCGTGCCAGGATGGACATAATTGCCGACGCGCACGCCGCGGGCGCCCACCACGCCGTCGACCGGGGCGGGAATCGTGCAATAGGACAGGTCGAGTTCCGCCTGCTGCGCCATGCCTTGAGCGCGCACGAGGTCGCCCTTGGCGCGTTCGATCCGGGCGGCCAGGACGTCCTTTTCCTGCCGCGCGGCCAGAAAGGCGGCCTCGTCGCGCGCCTTGGCGGCGGCAGCCTCGCGCGTTTGGGCGGCGGTGCGCTGCCGCTGTTCGGTCGTGCCCGCGCCGCCGGCGGCGAGGTTGCGGTAGCGGTCCTCATCCTGCCGCGCGAAGGCCAGTTGGGCATCGTCCGCCTGCACCGACGCCTGGGCGGCGGCGATCAGCGCGTCCTGCCGGACAAAGGCGGCTTGAAGGTCGGCGATGTCGGCGCGCGCAGCAATGACATTGCCCTGGGCCACCCTGAGCGCGGCACGGTAATCGTCGTCCTCGATATGGGCCAGCACGTCGCCCGTGCGGACACGTTCGTTGTCCTGCGCCGTCACGGCATCGATCCGGCCGCCGACCTTGGGTGCGACGACCGACGAATAGGCCGCGACATAGGCGTCGTTCGTCGAGACCCGCGCGCCATCCCCGAGCACGAGGCGGTCGCCGCCCCAGGCTGCCGCGCCCAGCACGACCACCCCGGCCGCGAGAAGCAGCCCTTTCGATGTTCCGTTCATGGATACTCCCTCTGGCGGCCCCTGCGGCCGCATCGTCTTTCGCAGGATGCGGGGGACCGTCAGGTCAGCGTCAGGTCGATCGCGACGGTCGGCGCCGGCAGGTCCCCCTCGCCCCGATTGCGCAGCGTCCATTTCCGGTCCGCCACGCTGGCGTGTCTATCCGGCGATCGGATATCGAGGCGCCGCGGCACGCGCGTCGCCGGATGCAAGTCGGTCTTCATATCACTCCCATGTCGGGCATCTTCGGACCCGAATCAGCGCGCCGGCGCGCTGGCCGAGGGCGCCCGCGGCGGATAGACCCGCTGGGGCAGAATCATGTTGAGGACGAACAGCGCGGCGCAGACGCCGATCATGATCGTATAGATATCCGCGCAGGCCAGGATCAGCGCCTGCTCCGATACGGCCCCATGCATCAGGATCGTCATGTTCCATTCCAGCCGCGCGGGATCGGCGATATGCGGCGCCAGCAAGCCCTGTGCCGGATCGCCCCAGGGCTGCAGGGCGTTGTGGTTGTAGCCATACGTATCCAGCAGCATGGTGGAATGATATTGCTCGCGCCGCCGCAGCAGAGCGGAGATCACGCCCGCCGCGATGGCATTGGCCAACCCCTTGGTCATGTTGAACATGCCGGAAATGAACGGCCCGTCCGCCGGCCCGAGCCCCATCGTCGCCAGCATCAGGATCGCGATGACCATCATCGGCTCGCTGGCAACCTGCAACAACTGCACGATATAGAAATTCTCGCGCACCCAGTCGGAGTCGACCCACGTGCCGAGC
Proteins encoded in this region:
- a CDS encoding HlyD family secretion protein — protein: MNGTSKGLLLAAGVVVLGAAAWGGDRLVLGDGARVSTNDAYVAAYSSVVAPKVGGRIDAVTAQDNERVRTGDVLAHIEDDDYRAALRVAQGNVIAARADIADLQAAFVRQDALIAAAQASVQADDAQLAFARQDEDRYRNLAAGGAGTTEQRQRTAAQTREAAAAKARDEAAFLAARQEKDVLAARIERAKGDLVRAQGMAQQAELDLSYCTIPAPVDGVVGARGVRVGNYVHPGTALMAVTPVQDAFVVAHFQETQLTHMLPGQKATVWVDAFPDQPLRAHVDSIPPATGVAFAPIQPDNATGNFTKVVQRLPVRITFDPGQTLAARVRVGMSVEVTVDTASRPEGPKANDPRYAWR